In Oceanibaculum nanhaiense, the following proteins share a genomic window:
- a CDS encoding CCA tRNA nucleotidyltransferase, translated as MQPVRRLETLPDWVSDPAVAAIMQAAMAGGGRARFVGGCVRNSLMGLPVADIDVATDVPAEEIMRRIEVAGIRAVPTGLDHGTVTAVQGHVKVEITTLRVDVETDGRRARIAYTDDWAEDAKRRDLTMNALFLDPDGTLYDPVGGLADIEAGRVRFVGAAEQRIQEDVLRLLRFFRFHAHYGRMAPDEEGLAACKRFAPLLSNLAGERVRDELLKLLAARDPAPTFYLMRQAGVLSHALPAATHLRRLAALTLLTGEMEEATPDPLRRLASILPDAKAGKEEATRLRLSNADRDRLIAMLKPAADIDPAADSAGRRRLLYATGDETYRDLVLLDWARRLADQPGAVPAWVEAGYRVQLAAADGWVRPKLPVNGADAMALGLPTGPAVGKLLKQVEGWWMDADFRPDRDACLAKLKELAR; from the coding sequence ATGCAGCCTGTCCGGCGCCTTGAAACCCTGCCCGACTGGGTATCCGATCCGGCGGTGGCCGCGATCATGCAGGCCGCCATGGCGGGCGGCGGGCGGGCGCGCTTCGTCGGCGGCTGCGTGCGCAACAGCCTGATGGGGCTGCCGGTTGCCGATATCGACGTCGCCACCGATGTGCCGGCGGAAGAGATCATGCGCCGCATCGAGGTCGCCGGCATCCGCGCCGTGCCAACCGGGCTGGACCACGGCACCGTCACGGCGGTGCAGGGCCATGTGAAGGTCGAGATCACCACGCTGCGCGTCGATGTGGAGACGGATGGCAGGCGCGCCCGCATCGCCTATACCGACGATTGGGCGGAGGATGCGAAGCGCCGCGACCTCACCATGAACGCGCTGTTCCTCGATCCCGACGGCACGCTCTACGACCCGGTTGGCGGGCTGGCCGATATCGAGGCCGGACGGGTGCGCTTCGTCGGCGCGGCGGAACAGCGCATCCAGGAGGATGTGCTGCGGCTGCTGCGTTTCTTCCGCTTTCACGCGCATTACGGGCGGATGGCGCCGGACGAGGAGGGGCTGGCCGCCTGCAAGCGCTTCGCGCCGCTGCTCTCCAACCTGGCGGGGGAACGGGTGCGCGACGAGCTGCTGAAGCTGCTGGCGGCACGCGATCCCGCGCCGACCTTCTATCTGATGCGACAGGCCGGCGTGCTGTCCCACGCCCTGCCGGCGGCGACACATCTGCGGCGGCTGGCGGCGCTCACATTACTGACCGGCGAGATGGAGGAGGCGACGCCCGATCCGCTGCGTCGGCTCGCCTCCATTCTGCCCGACGCAAAGGCGGGGAAGGAGGAGGCCACGCGGTTGCGCCTGTCCAATGCCGACCGCGACCGGCTGATCGCCATGCTGAAACCGGCGGCCGATATCGATCCCGCTGCCGACTCGGCGGGCCGCCGCCGGCTGCTTTACGCCACCGGGGATGAAACCTACCGCGATCTCGTGCTGCTGGACTGGGCGCGAAGGCTGGCCGACCAGCCGGGCGCAGTGCCGGCCTGGGTGGAGGCGGGCTACCGCGTGCAGCTTGCCGCCGCCGATGGCTGGGTCCGCCCGAAGCTGCCGGTCAATGGCGCGGATGCGATGGCGCTCGGCCTCCCCACCGGGCCGGCGGTCGGAAAACTGCTGAAGCAAGTGGAAGGCTGGTGGATGGACGCCGATTTCCGTCCCGACCGGGATGCCTGTCTGGCGAAGCTTAAGGAATTGGCGAGGTAG
- a CDS encoding 2Fe-2S iron-sulfur cluster-binding protein: MSQTARLTVQRGTAGESRDETHDVPFEPGQSVLDGLRWIRAHRDPALAFRFSCINANACKECMMQLDGKVIYACTERLREGDMHLTPLPNKALIRDLVTEIAPPDERLE; the protein is encoded by the coding sequence GTGAGCCAGACCGCCCGCCTTACCGTCCAGCGCGGCACCGCCGGGGAGTCCCGCGACGAGACCCATGACGTGCCGTTCGAACCCGGCCAGTCGGTGCTGGATGGCCTGCGCTGGATCCGCGCCCACCGTGACCCGGCGCTTGCCTTCCGTTTCTCCTGCATCAACGCCAATGCCTGCAAGGAATGCATGATGCAGCTGGACGGCAAGGTGATCTATGCCTGCACCGAGCGGCTGCGCGAGGGCGACATGCACCTGACACCGCTGCCCAACAAGGCGCTGATCCGCGACCTCGTCACCGAGATCGCCCCGCCGGATGAGCGGCTGGAGTAG
- a CDS encoding FAD-binding protein, with protein MRTLETDIAIIGAGGAGMAAAIAASEAGSRSILIDRSLIGRGGATVMAQMTVAAAVGEQTEDHWTHHLKDTLAAGRGLCDERLARLLCEEGVAAIRKLQDWKVGWAADDGHLKQVQAPGHDRPRCVYVDFLNTGPAVSKTLRTQVIRHDLIRRVGDLYAVDIVRRDGAAIGVLCVHLHTGEPVLISAPATIIATGGLTRLYRRNSASLNMSGDGYAMALRAGASLIDMEFVQFFPIGHLAPRLIGMDPIMWDPFRYKLGGRLLNGNREEFTQNYGVADGGRYQITRDQATYAITKEVEAGRGSPAGGAYLSFEHVPETELRKAFGPIIDKLAKNGIDLTTTAIEVAPIAHYHMGGVRVGVDMETEVPNLYCAGEAVGGANGANRLSGNAITEAIAFGFVAGRNAAARAADTGPAGDIAADAAEGLALLQAEGPADAPNSAALIAELQDLMQDYVGPFRTAEKLAHALAELRRMKVDLGDTPFGSDAAYDSERLDWFDLRTMLVIAEAVTLSAQARTESRGAHQREDFPGLDPAWELNQIIRLTEGELNLERRAVVRQEMEAAS; from the coding sequence ATGCGCACACTTGAAACCGACATCGCGATCATCGGTGCAGGCGGGGCCGGAATGGCCGCCGCCATCGCCGCCTCGGAAGCGGGCAGCCGCTCCATCCTCATCGACCGCAGCCTGATCGGACGCGGCGGCGCCACGGTGATGGCACAGATGACCGTTGCCGCCGCCGTCGGCGAGCAGACCGAGGATCACTGGACGCACCATCTGAAGGACACGCTGGCCGCCGGGCGCGGGCTGTGCGACGAGCGCCTCGCCCGGCTGTTGTGCGAGGAGGGCGTCGCCGCCATCCGCAAATTGCAGGACTGGAAGGTCGGCTGGGCCGCCGACGATGGCCATCTGAAGCAGGTGCAGGCACCGGGACATGACCGGCCGCGCTGCGTCTATGTCGACTTCCTGAACACCGGCCCGGCCGTCTCCAAGACCCTGCGCACGCAGGTCATCCGCCATGATCTGATCCGCCGGGTCGGCGATCTCTATGCCGTGGATATCGTGCGGCGCGACGGCGCCGCCATCGGCGTGCTGTGCGTGCATTTGCACACCGGCGAGCCGGTGCTGATTTCCGCCCCCGCCACCATCATCGCCACCGGCGGGCTGACCCGGCTGTACCGGCGCAACAGCGCCTCGCTGAACATGAGCGGCGACGGCTATGCCATGGCGCTGCGCGCCGGGGCCAGCCTGATCGACATGGAATTCGTGCAGTTCTTCCCGATCGGCCATCTGGCGCCGCGGCTCATCGGCATGGACCCGATCATGTGGGACCCGTTCCGCTACAAGCTGGGTGGCAGGCTGCTGAACGGCAACCGCGAGGAATTCACCCAGAATTATGGCGTCGCCGATGGCGGTCGTTACCAGATCACCCGCGACCAGGCGACCTATGCCATCACCAAGGAAGTCGAGGCCGGACGCGGCAGCCCGGCGGGCGGCGCCTATCTCAGCTTTGAGCATGTGCCGGAGACGGAACTGCGCAAGGCGTTCGGACCGATCATCGACAAGCTGGCAAAGAACGGCATCGACCTGACGACAACCGCCATCGAGGTCGCGCCCATCGCGCATTACCACATGGGCGGGGTGCGCGTCGGCGTGGATATGGAAACCGAGGTGCCGAACCTCTATTGCGCCGGCGAGGCGGTGGGCGGGGCGAACGGCGCCAACCGGCTGTCCGGCAATGCGATCACCGAGGCCATCGCCTTCGGCTTCGTCGCCGGACGCAACGCTGCTGCGCGGGCGGCCGACACCGGCCCGGCAGGCGACATCGCGGCGGATGCGGCCGAGGGGCTGGCGCTGCTGCAGGCTGAAGGCCCGGCGGATGCGCCGAACAGCGCCGCCCTGATCGCCGAATTGCAAGATCTGATGCAGGATTATGTCGGCCCGTTCCGCACGGCGGAAAAGCTCGCCCACGCGCTGGCCGAGCTGCGCCGCATGAAGGTCGATCTCGGCGACACGCCCTTCGGCAGCGACGCTGCCTATGATTCCGAGCGGCTGGACTGGTTCGACCTGCGCACCATGCTGGTCATCGCCGAGGCGGTGACACTGTCCGCCCAGGCCCGCACCGAGAGCCGCGGCGCGCACCAGCGCGAGGACTTCCCCGGCCTCGATCCGGCGTGGGAGCTGAACCAGATCATCCGGCTGACGGAAGGCGAACTGAATCTTGAACGCCGCGCGGTCGTGCGCCAGGAAATGGAGGCCGCCTCGTGA
- a CDS encoding HigA family addiction module antitoxin: protein MAAATATATRDAFAIVTPGDVLKEEFLAEYGLSQNALARAIGISPNRIAEIVNDRRRITADTALRLGLYFGNSPEFWLNLQSQYDLKLAQRALGEEEARRIKAHKAA from the coding sequence ATGGCCGCTGCCACCGCCACAGCCACCAGGGACGCTTTCGCCATCGTCACGCCCGGCGATGTGCTGAAGGAGGAGTTTCTCGCCGAATATGGCCTGTCGCAGAACGCGCTGGCGCGTGCCATCGGTATCTCGCCCAACCGCATCGCCGAGATCGTGAACGACCGCCGCCGCATCACCGCCGACACGGCACTCCGGCTCGGCCTGTATTTCGGCAACAGCCCGGAATTCTGGCTGAACCTGCAATCCCAGTACGATCTGAAACTGGCCCAGCGCGCGCTGGGCGAGGAAGAGGCGCGCCGGATCAAGGCACATAAAGCCGCCTGA
- a CDS encoding type II toxin-antitoxin system RelE/ParE family toxin: MIASFGDKATEQLFADERVPAFEAIARRAKLKLTALHAAARLEDMTVPPSNRLERLKGELKDFHSVRINDQWRLIFRWSEGKAFDVRIVDYH, encoded by the coding sequence ATGATCGCATCTTTCGGCGACAAGGCGACGGAGCAGCTTTTCGCCGATGAGCGCGTGCCGGCCTTCGAGGCGATTGCCCGGCGCGCCAAGCTGAAGCTGACCGCCTTGCACGCCGCCGCGCGGCTGGAGGATATGACGGTACCGCCCTCCAATCGGCTGGAACGGCTGAAGGGCGAGTTGAAGGATTTCCATTCGGTCCGGATCAACGACCAGTGGCGGCTGATCTTCCGCTGGTCGGAGGGTAAGGCCTTCGATGTCCGGATCGTGGATTATCATTAA
- a CDS encoding FAD binding domain-containing protein, translating to MSDGQYLRPERLEDAVAALRDGAWTLLAGGTDHYPARVTVQRSEDILDITGLAGLRGISDAGDHFRIGALTRWSDIAEGDLPPCFDGLRRAAREVGGMQIQNRATLAGNLCNASPAADGVPPLLTLDASVELASAEGVRTLPLGEFILGNRKTARRSDELMTAILVPKPAYPARSAFLKLGARKYLVISIVMVAGVLEVRDGTVAAARIAVGSCSAVAQRLPALEAALLGQRAGPGLAGLAAEEHLAGLAPIDDIRADAGYRQDAALVLVKRCLAELGSTV from the coding sequence GTGAGCGACGGCCAATATCTACGCCCGGAGCGGCTTGAGGATGCGGTTGCGGCACTGCGCGACGGCGCCTGGACGCTGCTCGCCGGCGGCACCGATCATTATCCGGCGCGCGTCACCGTGCAGCGTTCCGAAGATATTCTCGACATAACCGGTCTCGCCGGGCTGCGCGGCATCAGCGATGCCGGCGATCATTTCCGCATCGGCGCGCTGACGCGCTGGTCGGATATCGCCGAGGGCGATCTGCCGCCCTGCTTCGACGGGCTGCGCCGCGCGGCGCGGGAGGTTGGCGGCATGCAGATCCAGAATCGCGCGACGCTTGCCGGCAATCTCTGCAACGCCTCGCCGGCTGCCGATGGCGTGCCGCCGCTGCTGACGCTGGACGCCTCGGTCGAGCTGGCCTCGGCGGAGGGCGTGCGAACCCTGCCGCTTGGCGAGTTCATCCTCGGCAACCGCAAGACCGCGCGCCGCTCGGACGAGCTGATGACCGCCATTCTGGTGCCGAAGCCGGCATATCCCGCCCGCAGCGCCTTCCTGAAGCTGGGCGCACGGAAGTATCTCGTCATCTCCATCGTCATGGTGGCCGGCGTGCTGGAAGTGCGGGACGGCACGGTCGCCGCCGCACGGATCGCGGTCGGTTCCTGCTCCGCCGTGGCGCAGCGCCTGCCGGCGCTGGAAGCCGCCTTGCTCGGGCAGCGCGCCGGTCCCGGCCTTGCCGGACTGGCGGCCGAGGAGCATCTGGCCGGACTGGCACCGATTGACGATATCCGCGCCGATGCCGGCTATCGCCAGGACGCGGCGCTGGTGCTGGTGAAACGCTGCCTTGCGGAACTGGGAAGCACCGTATGA
- a CDS encoding molybdopterin-dependent oxidoreductase → MNAPLIENRIRLTVNGTPVTLSVPPGRRLTRVLRDHLGLTGTKVGCDAGDCGACTVLMDGRQVCACLVPAAQADGTAIVTVEGLAGEGLAGEGRLNGLQQAFHRHGAAQCGICTPGMLMAASELLASVAKPDRQQVEDALGGVLCRCTGYRKIVDAVLDAGGSAAPVKVRSGAAVGARIARKDGIAKLTGEEKFGADEAPAEALWLRAIRSPHAHARFTLGDLDAFRKNHPGIERIFTAGDVPGSNSFGIYPDLKDQPVLADGYVRFRGEAVLALVGERAALEAVAEADIPIDWQELPALVGTAAALVGGAAQLHAGSAGNVLIEGRVACGDLEAGFAKAAARTARRFETSYVEHAYIEPEAGFARRVGERMEITACTQTPYMDRDEVAHVLGIAKDAVRIIPTATGGGFGGKLDMSVQPLLATASWLLDRPVRMIYHRPESMASTTKRHPATIAVEAAADAGGRITAFRFHGDFDTGAYASWGPTVANRVPVHATGPYKVGAALCTSRAVYTNGTPSGAFRGFGVPQAAIAHEAAMDDLALALGIDRLEFRHLNALRAGEATHCGQIIEHSVGMAACLEALRPRWRALVGQNMAFNAAEKAKGGPLRRGVGVGCMWYGCGNTSMSNPSTMRIGLKADGRLTLYNGAHDIGQGSYTIMAQIAADALGLPVDLVEQVYADTDRTADAGKTSASRQTFVSGKAAELAGLDLRANILRLANAGPESVLSLDGPVLTVAEGVVVRRIDLREIPVEGPEGDVLLGEGTFDPPTSPLDENGQGVPYATYAFAAQIAQVEVDIELGTVKPLLIAAAHDVGRSINPMLVEGQIQGGIAQGLGLALMEEFIPGRTENLHDYLIPTFGDVPDIEMHLIEDAEPLGPYGAKGIGEPALVPTAPAILGAIRDATGAVVTKVPALPHRVLKAIREAEAAR, encoded by the coding sequence ATGAATGCCCCTCTGATCGAGAACCGCATCCGCCTGACGGTGAACGGAACGCCGGTGACGCTCTCCGTGCCGCCGGGGCGGCGGCTGACGCGGGTACTGCGCGATCATCTGGGCCTGACCGGCACCAAGGTTGGCTGCGATGCCGGCGATTGCGGTGCCTGCACCGTGCTGATGGACGGGCGGCAGGTCTGCGCCTGCTTGGTGCCCGCCGCACAGGCCGACGGAACGGCGATCGTCACGGTCGAAGGGTTGGCGGGCGAGGGTCTGGCCGGGGAAGGCCGGCTGAACGGCTTGCAGCAGGCCTTCCACCGCCATGGCGCGGCGCAGTGCGGCATCTGCACGCCGGGCATGCTGATGGCGGCAAGCGAGCTGCTGGCTTCCGTGGCCAAGCCGGACCGCCAGCAGGTCGAGGATGCGCTGGGCGGCGTGTTGTGCCGCTGCACCGGCTACCGCAAGATCGTCGATGCCGTGCTGGATGCCGGCGGGTCCGCGGCGCCGGTGAAGGTCAGAAGCGGCGCCGCCGTGGGCGCGCGCATTGCCCGCAAGGACGGTATCGCGAAGCTGACCGGCGAGGAGAAATTCGGCGCCGACGAGGCGCCCGCCGAGGCGTTATGGCTGCGTGCTATCCGCTCGCCCCATGCCCATGCGCGCTTCACGCTGGGCGATCTGGATGCCTTCCGGAAAAACCATCCCGGCATCGAGCGCATCTTCACCGCCGGCGACGTGCCGGGCAGCAACAGTTTCGGCATCTATCCCGATCTGAAGGACCAGCCGGTGCTGGCCGATGGTTATGTGCGCTTCCGGGGCGAGGCGGTGCTGGCGCTGGTCGGCGAGCGCGCGGCGCTGGAGGCGGTGGCCGAGGCGGATATTCCCATCGACTGGCAGGAACTGCCGGCGCTGGTGGGCACCGCGGCCGCGCTGGTCGGGGGAGCCGCGCAGCTGCATGCGGGCAGCGCCGGCAATGTGCTGATCGAGGGCCGCGTCGCCTGCGGCGATCTGGAAGCCGGTTTCGCCAAGGCGGCGGCGCGCACGGCGCGGCGCTTCGAGACCAGCTATGTCGAGCATGCCTATATCGAGCCGGAGGCCGGCTTCGCCCGGCGCGTCGGCGAGCGCATGGAGATCACCGCCTGCACCCAGACGCCCTATATGGACCGCGACGAGGTCGCGCATGTGCTGGGCATCGCGAAGGACGCTGTGCGGATCATCCCGACCGCGACCGGCGGCGGCTTCGGCGGCAAGCTGGACATGTCGGTGCAGCCGCTGCTGGCGACGGCTTCCTGGCTGCTGGACCGGCCCGTGCGCATGATCTATCACCGGCCGGAATCCATGGCCTCGACCACCAAGAGGCACCCGGCGACCATCGCGGTGGAGGCCGCTGCCGATGCCGGGGGCCGGATCACCGCCTTCCGCTTCCATGGCGATTTCGACACCGGCGCCTATGCCTCCTGGGGGCCGACCGTGGCGAACCGCGTGCCGGTGCATGCCACGGGCCCTTACAAGGTGGGCGCGGCGCTCTGCACCAGCCGGGCGGTCTATACCAACGGCACGCCTTCGGGCGCGTTCCGGGGTTTCGGCGTGCCGCAGGCCGCCATCGCGCATGAGGCGGCGATGGACGATCTGGCGCTGGCGCTCGGCATCGACCGGCTGGAATTCCGCCATCTGAACGCGTTGCGCGCCGGCGAGGCGACACATTGCGGGCAAATCATCGAACACTCGGTCGGCATGGCCGCTTGCTTGGAGGCGCTGCGTCCGCGCTGGCGCGCGCTGGTCGGTCAGAACATGGCCTTCAACGCGGCGGAAAAGGCGAAGGGCGGGCCGCTGCGGCGCGGCGTCGGCGTGGGCTGCATGTGGTATGGCTGCGGCAATACCTCGATGTCGAACCCATCCACCATGCGTATCGGCCTGAAGGCCGATGGGCGGCTGACGCTGTATAATGGCGCGCACGATATCGGCCAGGGTAGCTACACCATCATGGCGCAGATCGCCGCCGACGCGCTGGGCCTGCCGGTCGATCTGGTCGAGCAGGTTTACGCCGATACCGACCGCACGGCGGATGCCGGCAAGACGTCGGCCTCGCGCCAGACCTTCGTGTCCGGCAAGGCGGCGGAGCTGGCGGGGCTCGACCTGCGCGCCAATATCCTGCGCCTCGCCAATGCCGGCCCTGAATCGGTGCTGTCGCTGGACGGGCCGGTGCTGACCGTGGCCGAAGGGGTCGTGGTGCGCCGTATCGATTTGCGCGAAATCCCGGTGGAGGGGCCGGAGGGCGATGTGCTGCTGGGCGAGGGCACCTTCGATCCGCCGACCAGCCCGCTGGACGAGAACGGCCAGGGCGTGCCCTACGCCACCTATGCCTTCGCCGCGCAGATCGCGCAGGTTGAGGTGGATATCGAACTGGGCACGGTAAAGCCGCTGCTGATCGCCGCCGCGCATGATGTCGGCCGCTCGATCAACCCGATGCTGGTGGAAGGGCAGATCCAGGGCGGCATCGCGCAGGGGCTGGGCCTGGCGCTGATGGAGGAATTCATCCCCGGCCGCACCGAGAATCTGCACGATTACCTGATCCCCACCTTCGGCGACGTGCCGGATATCGAGATGCATCTGATCGAGGATGCCGAGCCGCTCGGCCCCTATGGCGCCAAGGGCATCGGCGAGCCGGCACTGGTGCCGACCGCGCCGGCCATCCTGGGGGCGATCCGCGACGCCACGGGGGCGGTGGTCACCAAGGTGCCGGCGCTGCCGCACCGGGTGCTGAAGGCGATCCGAGAGGCGGAGGCCGCGCGATGA
- a CDS encoding 6-hydroxynicotinate reductase: MNDAAPKTPEQDEGEIVRCDACPVICRIRKGRSGACDRYGNVDGELVRLDPLVVTQQVAAEKGAVVPFLKDAWDGSLVAGAPTFLTGIGSGTTYPDYKPAPFIVSTQHRGVDTVTVVTEGIFSYCGVKLKIDTDRYLGPEQAAVRHEGEAVGHVTTAEYGSQMLSLGGVHHLTGGSKKEGNATCAALLALCNKQAVELTVDGGSSLIVQAGKPPIVDGKQEQRMRVGCGSATIGIFAKQWHEHADEVIVVDDHITGVFTEHQAGKYLDVRAAGIRVRGRRSTPGRYFQVASPGSGWGGTDVTDPLSIIDRIDPKTAWPGLRLLMVSTTGEDHAYFVLDENLVPVPQPLPPGLNPVVERIEENCEPALTSVIFMAGAGGSLRAGVTENPVRLTRSVRELVTRVTCGGAPVYVWPGGGITLMVDVTRMPENSFGYVPTPALVAPIEFTLPLADYAALGGHTGEVKPLEAVLEAVARRQSWPQPSDNPWPLDPQERIK, translated from the coding sequence ATGAACGACGCCGCGCCGAAGACGCCGGAGCAGGATGAGGGCGAGATCGTCCGCTGCGATGCCTGCCCGGTGATCTGCCGCATCCGCAAGGGGCGCAGCGGGGCGTGCGACCGCTATGGCAATGTCGATGGCGAGCTGGTGCGGCTCGACCCGCTGGTGGTCACGCAGCAGGTGGCGGCGGAGAAGGGGGCGGTCGTGCCCTTCCTGAAGGACGCATGGGACGGCTCGCTGGTTGCCGGCGCACCGACCTTCCTGACCGGCATCGGCTCCGGCACCACCTATCCCGATTACAAGCCGGCCCCGTTCATCGTCTCCACGCAGCATCGCGGCGTTGATACGGTGACCGTGGTGACCGAGGGCATCTTCAGCTATTGCGGCGTGAAGCTGAAGATCGACACCGACCGCTATCTCGGGCCGGAACAGGCCGCCGTACGCCATGAGGGCGAGGCGGTGGGCCATGTGACGACCGCCGAATATGGCTCGCAGATGCTCTCGCTGGGCGGCGTGCATCATCTGACCGGCGGCTCCAAGAAGGAAGGCAACGCCACCTGTGCGGCGCTGCTGGCGCTGTGCAACAAGCAGGCGGTGGAGCTGACCGTCGATGGCGGTTCTTCGCTGATCGTCCAGGCCGGCAAGCCGCCCATCGTCGATGGCAAGCAGGAACAGCGCATGCGCGTCGGCTGCGGCTCCGCCACCATAGGCATCTTCGCCAAGCAATGGCACGAACATGCCGACGAGGTGATCGTGGTCGATGACCACATCACCGGCGTGTTCACCGAACATCAGGCCGGCAAGTATCTCGATGTGCGGGCGGCGGGTATTCGCGTGCGCGGGCGGCGCTCCACGCCGGGGCGCTATTTCCAGGTCGCCAGTCCGGGCAGCGGCTGGGGCGGCACCGATGTGACCGACCCGCTGTCGATCATCGACAGGATCGACCCCAAGACCGCCTGGCCCGGCCTGCGCCTGCTGATGGTCTCCACCACCGGCGAGGATCATGCCTATTTCGTGCTGGACGAGAACCTCGTCCCGGTGCCGCAGCCTTTGCCGCCGGGGCTGAACCCGGTGGTCGAACGCATCGAGGAGAATTGCGAGCCGGCGCTGACCTCGGTGATCTTCATGGCCGGGGCGGGTGGCTCCCTGCGTGCCGGCGTGACGGAGAATCCGGTGCGGCTGACGCGCTCCGTCCGCGAACTCGTCACCCGTGTCACCTGCGGCGGCGCGCCGGTCTATGTCTGGCCGGGCGGCGGCATCACCCTGATGGTCGATGTGACCCGCATGCCGGAAAATTCCTTCGGCTATGTGCCGACCCCGGCGCTGGTGGCGCCTATCGAATTCACCCTGCCGCTGGCGGATTACGCGGCGCTGGGCGGCCATACCGGCGAGGTGAAGCCGCTGGAGGCGGTGCTGGAGGCGGTGGCGCGCCGCCAGTCCTGGCCGCAGCCATCGGACAATCCCTGGCCGCTGGACCCCCAGGAACGAATCAAATGA
- a CDS encoding UPF0280 family protein: MSAQRAFLPDGRLHLQHGPIDLVIEAFGPLAEVRRAYWQAVQAFDGLLEALTLELHLLRRPLGEAPPTLYGPVAKRMLAAVWPHRGIHVTPMAAVAGSVADHVLAALRRDRRLTKAYVNDGGDIAFHLTGGESFRAGLVPDLTQATMEGLAEIPFESPVRGIATSGSGGRSLSLGIADAVTVLAADAAAADAAATLIANAVDLPDHPAIYRAPASSLDPDSDLGDLPVTLDVGPLGDGEIGEALAAGLQCAHAMREAGHIHAAVLSLRGRFAMCGTALSPELTETR, encoded by the coding sequence ATGAGCGCGCAGCGCGCCTTCCTGCCCGATGGCCGGCTGCATTTGCAGCATGGCCCCATCGATCTGGTGATCGAGGCGTTTGGCCCGCTGGCGGAGGTGCGCCGCGCCTACTGGCAGGCGGTGCAGGCCTTCGACGGGCTGCTGGAGGCGCTGACGCTGGAACTGCACCTGCTGCGCCGCCCGTTGGGCGAGGCGCCGCCCACACTTTACGGCCCGGTGGCGAAACGCATGCTGGCGGCGGTCTGGCCCCACCGGGGCATCCATGTGACGCCGATGGCGGCGGTCGCGGGATCGGTGGCCGATCATGTGCTGGCCGCCCTGCGACGCGACCGCCGGCTGACGAAAGCCTATGTGAATGATGGCGGCGACATCGCCTTTCATTTGACCGGGGGCGAGAGCTTCCGCGCCGGGCTGGTGCCGGACCTCACCCAGGCGACGATGGAGGGGCTGGCGGAAATCCCCTTCGAATCACCGGTGCGCGGCATCGCCACCAGCGGTTCCGGCGGCCGGTCGTTGTCGCTGGGCATCGCCGATGCGGTGACCGTGCTGGCAGCCGACGCGGCGGCGGCGGACGCGGCGGCGACGCTGATCGCCAATGCCGTCGATCTGCCGGATCATCCTGCAATCTACCGCGCGCCGGCCAGCAGCCTCGATCCCGACAGCGACCTTGGCGACCTGCCGGTGACGCTGGATGTCGGGCCGCTGGGCGACGGCGAGATCGGCGAAGCCCTCGCCGCCGGCCTGCAATGTGCCCATGCGATGCGCGAGGCTGGACACATCCATGCGGCGGTGCTGTCATTGCGCGGACGATTCGCAATGTGCGGCACCGCCCTCAGCCCCGAACTGACGGAGACGAGATGA
- a CDS encoding amino acid synthesis family protein gives MSELVQIRKMVLTVEEIRHEGGPPPEHPILRAACLAVLKNPYAGRYVADITPLMEALKPLGMEMSRRLIAALGGDVTKIEGYGKGSIIGTAGELEHGACWHVPGGYAMRELLGSAKAIVPSATKVGSAGARLDVALGHKDAAYVRSHFDAMEVGIHDAPRADEIVYCLVMTTGGRIHARVGGLQVNEIKGEDGLR, from the coding sequence ATGAGCGAGCTGGTCCAGATCCGCAAGATGGTCCTGACCGTCGAGGAAATCCGCCATGAGGGCGGGCCGCCGCCGGAACACCCGATCCTGCGCGCCGCCTGCCTGGCGGTGCTGAAGAATCCCTATGCCGGGCGCTATGTCGCGGACATCACGCCGCTGATGGAGGCGCTGAAGCCGCTGGGGATGGAGATGTCGCGCCGGCTGATCGCGGCGCTGGGCGGCGATGTCACGAAGATCGAGGGCTATGGCAAGGGCTCGATCATCGGCACGGCGGGCGAGCTGGAACATGGGGCCTGCTGGCATGTGCCGGGCGGCTATGCGATGCGCGAACTGCTGGGCAGCGCCAAGGCCATCGTGCCGTCGGCGACCAAAGTGGGGTCGGCGGGCGCGCGCCTCGACGTGGCGCTCGGCCACAAGGACGCCGCCTATGTGCGCAGCCATTTCGACGCGATGGAGGTCGGCATCCATGACGCACCGCGCGCCGACGAGATTGTCTATTGCCTGGTCATGACCACCGGCGGGAGAATCCATGCCCGCGTTGGCGGCCTGCAGGTCAACGAAATCAAGGGGGAGGATGGCCTGCGCTGA